From the Nodularia sp. NIES-3585 genome, one window contains:
- a CDS encoding aldehyde dehydrogenase, producing MMTDKLSNLVAIVGKQRNFFQTGKTKEITFRLQQLKILKQAILENEKAIFQALQADLQKPEVESYISEIKVTQEIDYAIKHLKNWHKPKQVAVPWQLFSYSARIHPEPLGVVLIIGAWNYPFNLITAPLVGAIAAGNCTILKPSEIAVHTSNLLAEIIGKYFHPDYITVVEGGVETSQKLLTEKFDHIFFTGSKSVGKIIMEVAAKNLTPITLELGGKSPCIVDTEINLEHTARRIVWGKFLNAGQTCIAPDYLLVDQKIKQDLINSMKKCLIKFYGDNPETSPDYARIINQKQFDRLANLIKDGEIIIGGETNSGERYIAPTLLNHVSLTDAVMQEEIFGPILPIIEYTDITEAIALINSRPKPLALYLFTQNKKLQKQVLQETSSGGFCINDTMLQFGVPSLPFGGVGNSGIGSYHGQASFDTFSHYKSVLKNSFWLDLNWRYAPYKGKLSFLKRLLG from the coding sequence ATGATGACTGATAAATTATCAAATTTGGTGGCAATTGTCGGTAAGCAGCGTAATTTTTTTCAGACTGGTAAAACGAAAGAGATTACTTTTCGCCTCCAACAACTCAAAATTCTCAAACAAGCAATACTTGAGAATGAAAAAGCGATATTTCAAGCACTACAAGCAGATTTACAGAAACCAGAAGTTGAAAGTTATATTTCGGAAATTAAAGTTACCCAAGAAATTGATTACGCGATTAAACATCTCAAAAATTGGCATAAACCGAAACAAGTCGCAGTTCCTTGGCAACTTTTCTCCTACTCAGCCCGAATTCATCCAGAACCGCTAGGTGTTGTTTTAATTATCGGCGCTTGGAACTATCCCTTCAATTTAATTACTGCACCATTAGTAGGTGCGATCGCGGCGGGAAATTGTACAATTCTTAAACCCTCAGAAATTGCAGTTCATACTTCCAATTTGTTAGCTGAGATAATTGGCAAATATTTTCACCCAGATTATATTACCGTAGTAGAAGGAGGTGTAGAAACAAGTCAAAAACTGCTAACAGAAAAATTTGACCATATCTTTTTTACGGGTAGTAAATCTGTAGGCAAAATTATTATGGAAGTCGCCGCCAAAAATCTCACCCCAATTACTTTAGAATTAGGTGGCAAAAGTCCTTGTATCGTCGATACTGAAATTAATCTAGAACACACTGCCAGACGCATTGTGTGGGGCAAATTTCTGAATGCTGGACAAACTTGTATTGCACCTGATTATCTTTTAGTTGATCAAAAAATTAAACAAGATTTGATCAATAGCATGAAAAAATGCCTGATAAAATTTTATGGAGATAATCCGGAGACTAGTCCAGATTACGCTAGAATTATCAACCAAAAACAATTTGATAGATTAGCTAACTTAATTAAAGATGGCGAAATTATTATTGGCGGAGAAACAAATTCTGGGGAACGTTATATCGCTCCTACGTTACTTAATCATGTTTCTTTAACAGATGCTGTGATGCAAGAGGAAATATTTGGCCCTATCTTGCCTATCATTGAATATACAGATATCACAGAAGCGATCGCTTTAATTAACTCCCGACCAAAACCCTTAGCTTTATACTTATTTACTCAAAATAAAAAACTGCAAAAACAAGTTTTACAGGAAACCTCATCAGGTGGATTTTGTATCAACGATACGATGTTGCAGTTTGGTGTCCCATCCTTACCCTTTGGTGGTGTAGGTAATAGTGGAATTGGCAGCTATCACGGCCAAGCTAGTTTTGATACCTTTTCCCATTACAAAAGTGTGTTAAAAAATTCCTTCTGGCTGGATTTAAACTGGCGATATGCGCCCTACAAAGGCAAGTTATCTTTCTTGAAGCGACTTCTTGGCTAA
- a CDS encoding ISAs1 family transposase, giving the protein MSQGFETKSADATKNFGRHRQPTQVANIGSIQQSLVEHFSDIKDPRVERTKKHQLTDILVIAILAVIAGAQGWEDIENYGISKQQWLEEFLALPNGIPSDDTFRRVFEFINPEALNRCFLSWVETLVTKMGGEIIPIDGKTIRGSYDRNQGKSALHVISAWSSEQHLVLAQMKVEDKSNEITAIPALLELLDITGAIITIDAMGTQTEIAKKIIDKKADYVLALKANHPTLCSQVREWFETALADNFQGIDISYDKRIEKGHHRTEIREVWTVPVTAIGKLYQPKLWVGLQSVVMVVRVRHLWNKTTREVQFYLTSLNSDAQLIGRAIRKHWGIENEAHWTLDCTFSEDACRIRSFHSPQNFSVLRRIALNALNREQSYKRSLRQKMKRTAMDNDYMIQVLSSCFITNTLDSSDSLCQA; this is encoded by the coding sequence ATGTCACAAGGCTTTGAAACTAAATCTGCTGATGCTACGAAAAATTTTGGTCGTCACAGACAGCCAACACAAGTGGCAAACATCGGCAGTATTCAACAGAGTTTAGTGGAGCATTTCTCTGATATCAAAGACCCAAGAGTAGAGAGAACCAAAAAACATCAACTTACAGACATCTTAGTCATTGCGATTCTGGCAGTCATAGCAGGAGCGCAAGGATGGGAAGATATCGAGAATTACGGTATCAGTAAGCAACAGTGGTTAGAAGAGTTCTTAGCACTACCAAACGGAATTCCGTCAGATGATACTTTCCGTCGGGTGTTTGAGTTCATCAACCCAGAGGCATTAAATCGATGTTTTCTTAGTTGGGTAGAAACCTTGGTCACCAAGATGGGGGGAGAAATAATCCCCATCGATGGCAAGACGATTAGAGGTTCTTATGACCGAAATCAAGGTAAATCAGCACTTCATGTTATTAGTGCTTGGTCAAGTGAACAACACCTAGTTCTAGCACAGATGAAAGTAGAAGATAAATCCAATGAAATTACGGCGATTCCGGCATTATTGGAATTGCTAGATATCACAGGAGCTATCATTACTATTGATGCAATGGGAACACAAACCGAAATTGCCAAAAAGATTATCGACAAAAAAGCAGATTATGTCCTGGCACTTAAAGCTAATCATCCCACTCTCTGTTCTCAGGTGAGAGAATGGTTTGAAACCGCTCTCGCCGATAATTTTCAAGGGATTGATATCAGTTATGATAAACGGATTGAGAAAGGACATCACCGCACCGAAATTCGTGAGGTTTGGACTGTTCCTGTGACTGCAATTGGTAAGCTTTATCAACCTAAATTATGGGTAGGACTCCAAAGTGTGGTTATGGTCGTCCGCGTGCGTCATCTTTGGAATAAAACTACCCGTGAGGTTCAATTTTATCTCACCTCTTTAAACAGTGATGCTCAACTTATCGGTCGGGCTATCAGAAAACATTGGGGCATTGAAAACGAGGCTCATTGGACACTTGATTGTACTTTTTCCGAAGATGCTTGTCGCATTCGTTCTTTCCATAGTCCTCAGAACTTCTCTGTTTTAAGACGCATTGCTCTTAATGCTCTCAACCGTGAACAGTCCTACAAACGTAGTCTCCGTCAAAAAATGAAACGCACCGCTATGGATAACGATTATATGATTCAAGTTCTTAGTTCTTGTTTCATTACCAATACATTAGATTCTTCTGATTCCTTGTGTCAAGCCTGA
- a CDS encoding hybrid sensor histidine kinase/response regulator — translation MNSPSSRFDKILVVDDSPDNVFLIKTILEGEGYIISTAENGVNALAELEKSPCDLVLLDLMMPGMDGYEVTRRIRGDTKFQPYIPILLITAHDAPNVAKGLDLGADDFIRKPVTVDELLARVRSLLRLKRSIDERDEIARQRQDFVSRLTHDLRTPLVAADRMLMLFQQGALGSLSPQMEEVITIMARSNLNLLSMVNTLLEVYRFEAGRKTLVFQEVDLIQLLKEVVGELTPLVAEKALSIKLDLSEDLTTAMMMGDRLELHRLFTNLIGNAIKFTESGSVNISINTANESITINSGYIKVEVADTGMGIPTEELATLFERFRQGSHKSSGSGLGLYLSRRIVEAHNGNILVNSELGKGSVFIISLQGKSISIRLDTRNQKNLMYW, via the coding sequence ATGAATTCCCCATCTTCTCGCTTTGACAAAATTCTGGTTGTCGATGACTCCCCTGATAATGTGTTTTTGATCAAAACGATTTTGGAGGGAGAAGGCTACATTATTAGCACCGCAGAAAATGGGGTCAACGCCTTGGCCGAACTGGAAAAATCACCTTGTGACTTGGTATTACTGGATTTAATGATGCCAGGAATGGATGGGTACGAAGTCACCAGACGCATTCGAGGAGATACGAAGTTTCAGCCATATATCCCCATTCTGCTGATTACTGCCCACGATGCGCCCAATGTCGCGAAAGGGCTAGACTTGGGTGCTGATGATTTTATCCGCAAACCTGTAACAGTCGATGAATTATTGGCAAGGGTGCGATCGCTCTTGCGGTTGAAGCGTAGTATAGATGAACGTGATGAAATTGCCCGCCAGCGCCAAGATTTTGTTTCTCGCCTCACCCACGATTTACGCACACCTTTAGTAGCAGCTGACCGAATGTTGATGCTTTTCCAACAGGGTGCTTTGGGAAGCCTATCGCCGCAAATGGAAGAGGTAATCACCATCATGGCTCGCAGTAATCTTAACCTGCTATCTATGGTGAATACTTTATTAGAAGTTTACCGCTTTGAGGCAGGGCGCAAAACCTTGGTATTTCAAGAAGTTGATTTAATTCAGTTGCTAAAAGAGGTAGTTGGCGAACTGACACCTTTAGTAGCTGAGAAAGCATTATCTATCAAACTGGATTTGTCTGAAGATTTAACTACAGCTATGATGATGGGCGATCGCTTAGAATTGCATCGTTTATTTACCAATTTAATCGGTAATGCCATCAAATTTACTGAATCTGGCTCAGTAAATATCAGTATTAACACGGCAAATGAAAGTATTACAATCAACAGCGGCTATATTAAGGTAGAGGTAGCCGATACAGGAATGGGTATTCCTACTGAAGAACTAGCCACATTGTTTGAACGATTTCGTCAAGGAAGTCACAAAAGTTCTGGTAGTGGCTTAGGATTGTACCTTTCTCGCCGTATTGTCGAGGCACATAATGGTAATATTCTCGTGAATTCTGAGTTAGGTAAAGGTAGTGTTTTCATCATTAGCTTACAGGGTAAGAGCATCTCAATCAGGCTTGACACAAGGAATCAGAAGAATCTAATGTATTGGTAA